The DNA sequence TGTTTGAACCAAAGTTCGGGAAGTCTTTGGGACTTGGTGGTTCCAACTGTCCGGAAGGGCTAACCTTATCTGTGGTATAGCCTGTCAGCATCTGATAGATGGCGGCAGTATGATTGAACAGCCCCTTGGGAGTATAACTCATGGAGCGAATCATGGTGAACTTGTCATTCTGCTGCGCCAGATTCGGCAAGAGTTCGGTGAACTGCACACCAGGCAGCTTTGTCGAAATCGGCTGGAAGACACTCCGCACGTTATCGGGAACGTTTTCCTTGGGATCCCACAGGTCCAGATGACTGGGACCGCCCTGCAGGAAGATCAGAATGACACTTTTGGCTTTCGCCCAGCCGGGGCCGCCTCCGCCTTCATTACTGTTGGCAGCAGCTTCCTGTAACTGGAGCATGGTTCCCAGCCCCATGCCCATCATACTGGAACCGCCAACTCGCAGCAGATCACGACGGGAAATTTGACTTCGAGACTCGCACGGCTCCTTGCCTGATTGACCTGGAATGATCAGCATTTCTGTGTCTCCTCAGTTTTTGTTAGAGAACTGTTTTTGAATTGTATCCATCCGCATGTATTCGATACTGCTGTCCTGATAAATCTTAATGATTAAACAGGAAGGCAGGGCTGTTGATTAACGCCCATGTAAGGTCCTGGGCAGCAACCAGTCGATTCTGTTTGACCTGTTCTGCACTCAACTGCACATCATCACGCAGACGTGTCAATTTGCGATCGACGGGACGCACATTCTGCATCGCTGTCAGATGCTGCTGTAATTCGACAAGTTTGGGATCGGTTGGCCGCGGCTGTTTACTGTCCGCAACTGCTTTGATCATCGACTGCAGTTTGCTGTCTGATTTACTGTAATAGTCAAGCAGTTTCTTTTTCTCTGCAGCGTTACGCTTATCAGCCTGTTTCGCCAGAATGTTACGGATATCCTGGGGATGCTGATCGAGCGTAGTTGGTCCTTTCCCATTGGTGACAGAGAGCCGGAAACGACCGATAGAATGCGTATTACTGCTAAAGTGCTGTTTCATGACAAAGGTCAAAATGACTCCCTGGTCATCGGCAGGTAACGGAGACTGAATGTCGAAACTGGCTTTATGAGACTTCCCGATCTGTGGTGAGACAGCCCAGCCCTCGCCTGATGGCTTGACCTGACCATCAATGGCGGTCGCAACCAGATACGTATTCTGGCTGAAATCTGCCTGGGAGTTAAACAGTTTCAGCTTCTGTTTCTGATCTGGTTTCGATTTTGGAGCCGCATAAACCTCGAACTCATTGAGAACGAAGTTTCCGTCTCCTGAACGTCCCGGTCCCTTTTGGGGTAGAGAATCATCGGTGAGTACTTCCAGGCGAACTGCAGAGAGCGCTTTCAGATTTGTCTGAGCAACAATCTGATAGTCGCCTTTTCCATTTTTACCTTTGGCCAGGATCGACTGATCCTGCTGTACTTCCAGGGTCGATTCGTTGGTCGCCGATAATGAGTCTGGCTTGATGACGACCCAATTGGAACCTTTGGTTTCTTCTTTCTCCCAGGCAGCGATCCGAGATTGCAAGGATTTCTGATACTCTGTCAACTCATTTTGTAACCGTGCTGTCCTAGCCTGTTGCTCTTTGTTCAACCAGGCTTCGCGGGGGGCGATGGCCTGTTGGAACGAAACAATTTTCTCTTGTGCGTCTTTGATATTCTGAACCCGTTGATTTTCCTGCTGAACGATCTCAGAGGGCAGGCTCTTTTCATATTCCGCCAGACGCTGCTTCAGTGACTGGTGTTCATTCTGAATCTGCTGTTGAATCAATTTAACACCAGCCTGCTTTTCCTCAGTAGTCGCCGGACGATTTAATACCCGCAGAAAGATTGAATCGACCAAGGAAGAGTCATTATTTTCCTGCTGAACCAGCTTACTCAAGGCATTATTGGGGTCACTGATCGCATTACCGACTGTGGGACCACTGATCAGAGCCATCACCGGTCCCAGTTCAACACTCGAAGATCGTTCGCATTCACAGGGACTTTCACGCTGAGCACGACCGAACTTGGCCAGGAAGTCGCTTTTCAGTTTGAAGCCCACATCGGGAAGTTCTGCTGCCCGAGTCCCCGCAGGAACACCAGGAATATTGGATTCAGACCCGGTCACTCGACAGAGAGCATCGTAAAGTACCTCTGCTGGCAAGCGACGTGCTTTGGCATGCGAATAATTAATCTTATCATCTTCGTTCCATTCGTTGGATTCGATAGACAGCTGATAGGTCCGCGACTGACAGATCACGCGCATCAGATGCCGTACGTCAAAATCGTGAGACAGGAAATCCTCGGTCAGTTTATCCAGCAGTTCTGGATTGGAAGGTGGATTACCAGCTCGAATGTCGTCAATCGGCTCAATCAACCCGGTTCCCGTCAGGTAACCCCAGACCCGGTTGGCATAAGCCTTGGCGAAGTACTGGTTGTCCCGAGAGGTGATCCAGCGGGCCAGTTTTTCACGCCGTGAAAGATCCGCTTTCGGATCGGCTTTGAACTCAGCAGGGTAGGGGAATTTCGGCGGTGTTTTCAAGCCGGTTCGTTCATGAATCATTTCCCCTTCGTTCTTGTCGTACACGACCTCGAACAGGGGCTTACCACTTTCAACGGCGGTACCACCAATATTTCGTCCCTTACTTTCTGGAGCTGCTTTCAGACCAAATTGAGCGAAGAATGCCGAGGTTTCATAGTACTGATCCTGAGTCCAACGTTCGAAGGGATGGTCATGACATTTATTGCAATTGAAGCGAATTGCCAGGAACAAGTGTGTCGTATTTTCCATCGTGTCTTCAGGTGTGCGATGGATTTTAAAGTACGATGCAGCAGGATTCGCTTTATTGGAACCACTGGCTGAAAGAATTTCGTAAGCGAACTTATCGTAAGGCATATTCTCGGAGACTGATTTTTCAATCCAGTCACGGAAATTCTTTGCCCCTTCAACGCCCAGATATTTCCGGTTGACCTGCAATAGATCAGCCCACTTGTTAGTCCAGTGTTCTACAAATTCCGGGGAACCGAGCAGACGATCAATCAGTTCATTGCGTTTGAGGCGTGAATCGCGTTTGTCTGCCAGGAACGTTTTCACATCTTCAATCGTAGGAGGCAGACCAGTCAGATCGATGTAAACCCGCCGGATAAATTCTGCATCGGTACACAATTGAGAGGGCAGGGTTTTTGTCTTTTTCAGTTTCTGATCGACGAGTTGATCAATGTAGTTAAAAACCGGTTGCTGCTTCCAGGCAAATTCAGAGCGATCGCCCATGACAGTAACGGTCGTGGCTGCATACTTCCCTTCGTAGCGGGCCAGCAGTGGCGCTTCGCCTCGACGCAGGACTTCAGCAATTCCGCCATGATGCATTTTGGCAACTTCGATATTACTGCTGTCAATGAAGGCATCACTGGTGACATCCCGTTCTTCTCCATTGGAATAGGTGGCCAGGACACGGAACTGCTGCAGCAGACCGGCGCGTGGTACAACCGGATTCTCAGGCACGACCCTGATCCGTTCTACCCGGGCCGCTTCCCGGTCCAGAGGTGTTCCCTTATTGATCCAGGAAGAGACGATCTGGTAGTGTGCGTCCCCGGGCAAGGCCAGCTGTCCCCCCTTGTGAGGCACTTCAGCAATCGCTTTCAACAGAATCAAACTTTGCTCTGGCGCGGCCAGATTGACACGACGTGATTTCAAGTCGTCCGTGAAGGCACGCAGGTCAAAGAGATCATCAGTTCCACGGAGAGAAAGTTTGAATCCGTCTTTCCCTTTGTTAGCACCGTGACAGAGCCCGGAATTACATCCCATTTTCGTAAACGCAGGTGCCACATCCCGCCAGTAATCCGGACTGTAATCTGCGGAGAAGGGGGGCACTTGAATTTTCGAAGTAACCTGCTGGCCCTGCAGACTGAAATTCACTTCAACAGTTCCAGGCTGCAAAGCACGCACCAGTCCGGTTTCGGAAATGTGCAGAATGGGTTTCCCTTTCTGACTGACACTTACCAATCGAGTCAAATCTGCTTTGGCCCCGGATTTCAGATGACCGGTTACGAGAAACTGGACTGTATCATACTTCTGAGCGATTGTGGCCTGAGCAGGCTGTACTTCCAGTTTTACAATTGGGTCGGCCCCCGAGAATGTCTCCTTCGGCAGTTTCGCCTGATTGAGGTCGATCACAACGAGTTCGTTCTGTTGAGACTCTTGATTTTCAGTCTTGCCAGATCCGGGTTTCGCAGCGATTTGAGGCTGCGTCTGCTTTAATGGGACCGGAACAAATGACTTTTTCAGTTTTCCAGTAGCGGAATCATATAACCGTATCCGGCCATCCTGTCCAGCGGCTGCAATCACGGCCCCCTGAGGATGATAGCAGACAGTATAAAGTCCTGATTCAGGCACCTGGGCTTCACTGACCAGTTTCACATTCTGAGTGCGGCTCTCTTCAATCTGCTTCTTTTCGGCAGCACTGCGCGAAGCGACTCGTTTGTTTAAGATTGCAACCAGATTGTCAGGAAATTTCTCGGCAATATCGAAGGAAAAGACTTTCAATTCCCCGGTATGATTGAGACTGCTGACTGCGACGAGTTGTTTGCCGTTAGGATGAATGTCGACACCAAAGATCCGGCCTTTGAGGGCAGGGAAGGTCCGCACCAGATTCGCATCATCGCCAATCACGCGATTGGACTGACGGAAGACCTGATACAACTTGGGAACCCCGTCTGCACCACCGACCAGAACCGTATCCTGTGTAGGATGGCGATCGATGGCTGCCAATCCCCCGTGAGTGCTTTGGGAGTAATCGATGTTATGTTATCGATGAACCGCTGTGTTTTGACTTCGGTCAGTTTGGTAGTGCGGTCCCGGCTGACAGAAATCACATGACTTCCATCTTTAGAAAATACGGTATCCAACACCCAGTCGTAGTGTGCTCCCTGGTAGAGAATTTCTTTACCGGTAGCGACCTCAACTGCACGAAGAGTGTTATCGCTGCAACCAAAGGCCAGCAGCTTTCCATCGGGAGACCAGCTGGCGCCATAGATTGTGTCGTAGGTGAGGGGAATCGACTTGACGAGTGACTGCTGCGCCACATCCCAGATCTGGATTTCGCCCCGTTCTGCAGGGGTTCCCCCCGTGACAGCCAGGAATTTCCCATCAGGAGAGAAGGTGACCGATTCGATCCGCTGTGATTTACCAATCAGACGACCGACAATCTGGTCTCCTTCCGCTTTATGCAAAAGGACCTCATGAAAGCCGGCGACAGCCAGGAGTTTCCCATCGGGAGAATAGTCCAGGGAAGTAATGACAGGCGGTGCTGAATAAGTCGGTGGATTTTCTTTATTAAAGCGATACTCCACTTTTGCCGGCGAGTCATTCACGGCTCCCTGCTGGATCCAGGTACGGATCAGGGTGATCTGCTCCTGAGCCAGCGGCGTTTTCGCCTTGGGCATTTCGGCTTCGTTACCCTCAGGTGTAATCAATTTTACCAGGTAACTTTCATCCGGCTTGCCCGGAACGATGGCAGCCGATTCACTTTCGCCTCCTTTTAACAGGTCGACGAATTCAGTGACAACATAATCACCCTCCGGATTTCGTGGATGGTGACAGCCGGCACAGTGAGCCTGCAAAATCGGTCGGACCTGCTGGTAAAAGCTGACCTTT is a window from the Gimesia benthica genome containing:
- a CDS encoding DUF1549 domain-containing protein: MAAIDRHPTQDTVLVGGADGVPKLYQVFRQSNRVIGDDANLVRTFPALKGRIFGVDIHPNGKQLVAVSSLNHTGELKVFSFDIAEKFPDNLVAILNKRVASRSAAEKKQIEESRTQNVKLVSEAQVPESGLYTVCYHPQGAVIAAAGQDGRIRLYDSATGKLKKSFVPVPLKQTQPQIAAKPGSGKTENQESQQNELVVIDLNQAKLPKETFSGADPIVKLEVQPAQATIAQKYDTVQFLVTGHLKSGAKADLTRLVSVSQKGKPILHISETGLVRALQPGTVEVNFSLQGQQVTSKIQVPPFSADYSPDYWRDVAPAFTKMGCNSGLCHGANKGKDGFKLSLRGTDDLFDLRAFTDDLKSRRVNLAAPEQSLILLKAIAEVPHKGGQLALPGDAHYQIVSSWINKGTPLDREAARVERIRVVPENPVVPRAGLLQQFRVLATYSNGEERDVTSDAFIDSSNIEVAKMHHGGIAEVLRRGEAPLLARYEGKYAATTVTVMGDRSEFAWKQQPVFNYIDQLVDQKLKKTKTLPSQLCTDAEFIRRVYIDLTGLPPTIEDVKTFLADKRDSRLKRNELIDRLLGSPEFVEHWTNKWADLLQVNRKYLGVEGAKNFRDWIEKSVSENMPYDKFAYEILSASGSNKANPAASYFKIHRTPEDTMENTTHLFLAIRFNCNKCHDHPFERWTQDQYYETSAFFAQFGLKAAPESKGRNIGGTAVESGKPLFEVVYDKNEGEMIHERTGLKTPPKFPYPAEFKADPKADLSRREKLARWITSRDNQYFAKAYANRVWGYLTGTGLIEPIDDIRAGNPPSNPELLDKLTEDFLSHDFDVRHLMRVICQSRTYQLSIESNEWNEDDKINYSHAKARRLPAEVLYDALCRVTGSESNIPGVPAGTRAAELPDVGFKLKSDFLAKFGRAQRESPCECERSSSVELGPVMALISGPTVGNAISDPNNALSKLVQQENNDSSLVDSIFLRVLNRPATTEEKQAGVKLIQQQIQNEHQSLKQRLAEYEKSLPSEIVQQENQRVQNIKDAQEKIVSFQQAIAPREAWLNKEQQARTARLQNELTEYQKSLQSRIAAWEKEETKGSNWVVIKPDSLSATNESTLEVQQDQSILAKGKNGKGDYQIVAQTNLKALSAVRLEVLTDDSLPQKGPGRSGDGNFVLNEFEVYAAPKSKPDQKQKLKLFNSQADFSQNTYLVATAIDGQVKPSGEGWAVSPQIGKSHKASFDIQSPLPADDQGVILTFVMKQHFSSNTHSIGRFRLSVTNGKGPTTLDQHPQDIRNILAKQADKRNAAEKKKLLDYYSKSDSKLQSMIKAVADSKQPRPTDPKLVELQQHLTAMQNVRPVDRKLTRLRDDVQLSAEQVKQNRLVAAQDLTWALINSPAFLFNH
- a CDS encoding WD40 domain-containing protein, with translation MSFDKFRAYSFSGFALCSVFFTTLIDATPSHADQKVSFYQQVRPILQAHCAGCHHPRNPEGDYVVTEFVDLLKGGESESAAIVPGKPDESYLVKLITPEGNEAEMPKAKTPLAQEQITLIRTWIQQGAVNDSPAKVEYRFNKENPPTYSAPPVITSLDYSPDGKLLAVAGFHEVLLHKAEGDQIVGRLIGKSQRIESVTFSPDGKFLAVTGGTPAERGEIQIWDVAQQSLVKSIPLTYDTIYGASWSPDGKLLAFGCSDNTLRAVEVATGKEILYQGAHYDWVLDTVFSKDGSHVISVSRDRTTKLTEVKTQRFIDNITSITPKALTGDWQPSIAILHRIRFWSVVQTGFPSCIRSSVSPIA